One genomic region from bacterium encodes:
- a CDS encoding dihydrodipicolinate synthase family protein yields the protein MALDLHGIFPPIPTPFENGRFAPHRLAENLNRLHDTGLAGYLVLGSNGEAPLLSRAEKLEVLRVARRAIPANKTMIAGTGLESTEATCIFTLQAADQGAEAALVLTPAYYRDSMSNEALRRHFETVAEASPIPVLIYNVPKFTNLNLAAGLVAQLAQHPNLIGMKDSAGNLSQLLELRDKTPGDFQILPGSDAVFFPALVHGWRGAILALSNIAPRACVALVDLVQAQRWQEAAGLANKLAPVGRLIITRLGVPGLKAALDELGCFGGAPRLPLLPLEEAARREIREVLRQAGLL from the coding sequence ATGGCGCTCGATCTGCACGGTATCTTCCCGCCCATTCCGACGCCGTTCGAAAACGGCCGGTTTGCGCCGCATCGCCTGGCGGAAAATCTCAACCGGCTGCATGACACCGGACTGGCCGGCTATCTCGTGCTCGGCTCCAACGGTGAGGCGCCGCTGCTCAGCCGCGCTGAAAAACTGGAAGTGCTGCGCGTGGCGCGGCGCGCGATCCCCGCCAACAAAACCATGATCGCCGGCACCGGCCTGGAGTCGACCGAAGCCACCTGCATTTTCACGCTGCAGGCCGCCGACCAGGGCGCCGAGGCCGCGCTGGTGTTGACGCCCGCTTACTACCGCGACAGCATGTCGAACGAGGCCCTGCGCCGGCATTTCGAAACCGTTGCCGAAGCCTCGCCGATTCCGGTGTTGATCTACAATGTGCCGAAATTCACCAACCTCAACCTGGCCGCCGGGCTGGTGGCGCAACTGGCACAGCATCCCAACCTCATCGGCATGAAAGATAGCGCCGGCAATCTCAGCCAACTGCTGGAGCTGCGGGATAAGACGCCCGGAGATTTTCAGATTCTGCCCGGTTCCGATGCCGTGTTCTTTCCGGCGCTGGTGCATGGCTGGCGGGGCGCCATTCTGGCATTGTCGAATATCGCGCCGCGGGCGTGTGTGGCATTGGTTGATTTGGTGCAGGCGCAGCGCTGGCAGGAGGCGGCCGGCTTGGCGAACAAGCTGGCGCCGGTGGGCCGCTTGATCATCACCCGGCTCGGCGTTCCCGGCTTGAAGGCTGCGCTCGACGAGCTGGGCTGCTTTGGCGGCGCGCCGCGCCTGCCGCTGCTGCCGCTGGAAGAAGCCGCGCGGCGCGAGATCCGCGAAGTTTTGCGCCAGGCGGGGTTGTTGTAG